In the Syngnathus scovelli strain Florida chromosome 8, RoL_Ssco_1.2, whole genome shotgun sequence genome, one interval contains:
- the tfpia gene encoding tissue factor pathway inhibitor a, giving the protein MLPCNDDNRWRRRWLLCVCLLATCSATAQEAGAATELFIFDELCAMKADAGPCRSLNNNYFFNVDTGHCELFEYGGCGGNANNFETLEACQETCLVSEDKNPCHLPEAEGPCRGLVTRFFFDSSSQRCKRFYYGGCFGNANNFRSIGECRARCQKQETVTVQNGARETISVRPTLTGEQTAIMNQNGVQTNNTGPDHSQDATLPDATLPDACSGPAERGTCDGSVRRFAYHAESKRCHEFLYSGCGGNSNNFKHRRQCIRKCIKSQKGGGEKMIRIRKKNIPNILRGSV; this is encoded by the exons ATGCTTCCTTGCAACGACGACAATCGGTGGCGGCGCCGGTGGCTTTTGTGCGTCTGCCTTTTGGCGACCTGCAGCGCAACCGCGCAAG AGGCGGGAGCCGCGACGGAGCTTTTCATCTTCGACGAGCTGTGCGCCATGAAGGCGGACGCGGGGCCTTGCCGCTCCTTGAACAACAACTACTTCTTCAATGTGGACACGGGCCACTGTGAGCTCTTTGAGTACGGCGGCTGCGGAGGAAACGCCAACAACTTTGAAACGCTGGAGGCCTGCCAGGAAACCTGCTTGGTGTCGG AGGATAAAAACCCGTGCCATTTACCCGAAGCGGAAGGTCCCTGCCGCGGCCTGGTCACGCGTTTCTTCTTTGAcagcagcagtcaacgctgcaagCGCTTTTATTACGGCGGCTGCTTTGGCAATGCCAACAATTTCAGGAGCATCGGCGAGTGCCGGGCCAGATGTCAAAAACAAG AAACCGTCACGGTCCAGAACGGTGCCAGAGAAACCATCAGTGTGCGGCCAACCTTAACTG GTGAGCAGACAGCCATCATGAATCAGAATGGGGTGCAAACGAACAACACGGGTCCGGACCATTCGCAAG ATGCGACGCTGCCAGATGCGACGCTGCCAGATGCGTGCTCGGGTCCCGCGGAGAGAGGAACGTGCGACGGCAGCGTGCGCAGGTTTGCTTACCATGCCGAGAGCAAGCGCTGTCACGAGTTCCTCTACAGCGGCTGCGGAGGCAACAGCAACAACTTCAAACACCGCCGGCAATGCATCCGGAAGTGCATTAAAAGTCAAAAGG GTGGTGGCGAGAAGATGATTCGAATAAGGAAGAAAAATATACCCAACATTCTCCGGGGCTCCGTCTGA
- the LOC125973289 gene encoding PTB domain-containing engulfment adapter protein 1 isoform X2, producing MHKHEITQTALGKKLDNIVDGISRHSHVSCTNMVGGGGAALEERFARGISEYVGEGEEPPCARRTFSTMNRAFNRKKEKSWMHMPEALAKHYIAYNAKFLGNTEVEAPKGTEVVKDAVRKLKFQRHIKKSEGQKTPKVELQISIYGVKILEPKTKEVQHNCQLHRISFCADDKTDKRIFTFICKDSECNKHLCYVFDSEKCAEEITLTIGQAFDLAYKKFLESGGKDVETRKQIGSLQKRIQELESENSDLKQQLQELEEQLMIAHVPPPLYVNEANQAYVLRRPSSLSWCHDINSCLEISSVTLTPMSSPESNLSAGLLTPPPAAVLPPKAPEGCGVPRPRAGSVSVQGQSTDIFDMVPFSPGTAPGPTRASNGCPTAPTAAPPNIGKDLFGAEPFDPFTCGSADFPPDIQSKLDEMQRQRWRGSKWD from the exons ATGCACAAGCATGAGATCACGCAAACTGCACTGGGGAAGAAACTGGATAATATTGTGGATGGCATTTCGCGACATAGTCATGTCTCATGCACCAACATGGTCGGAGGTGGCGGTGCTGCGCTGGAGGAGCGCTTCGCAC GTGGAATATCTGAATACGtcggggagggggaggagccgCCGTGCGCGCGGCGCACATTTTCCACTATGAATCGTGCCTTCAACAGGAAAAAAG AGAAATCATGGATGCACATGCCCGAAGCCCTGGCCAAGCACTACATCGCCTACAACGCCAAG TTCCTTGGGAACACCGAGGTGGAGGCCCCAAAAGGAACGGAGGTTGTCAAGGATGCAGTGAGAAAGCTCAAG TTTCAGAGACACATCAAGAAGTCAGAGGGACAGAAAACACCCAAAGTGGAGCTGCAGATCTCCATTTATGGCGTGAAAATTCTCGAGCCCAAGACAAAA gaGGTGCAGCACAACTGTCAGTTACACAGAATATCCTTCTGCGCGGACGACAAAACAGACAAACGGATATTTACCTTCATTTGCAAGGACTCCGAGTGCAACAAGCACCTGTGCTACGTCTTTGACAGCGAAAAGTGT GCGGAAGAGATCACGCTCACCATCGGCCAGGCCTTCGACTTGGCCTACAAGAAGTTCCTGGAGTCCGGAGGCAAAGATGTGGAAACCAGGAAGCAGATTGGCAGTCTGCAGAAAAGA ATTCAAGAACTGGAAAGTGAAAACTCGGACTTGAAGCAGCAGCTTCAAGAGCTGGAAGAGCAGTTGATGATTGCACACGTGCCCCCA CCGCTGTATGTAAACGAAGCTAACCAAGCGTACGTGCTGCGGCGGCCTTCCTCTCTCTCGTGGTGTCACGACATCAACTCTTGCCTGGAGATCTCCTCTGTCACCCTCACGCCTATGAGCTCGCCGGAGTCCAACCTGTCTGCTGGCCTACTAACGCCCCCGCCTGCCGCTGTCCTTCCTCCTAAAGCTCCCGAGGGATGCGGCGTCCCGCGACCTCGC GCCGGGAGCGTCTCCGTGCAAGGGCAGTCGACAGACATTTTTGACATGGTTCCCTTCTCGCCCGGGACGGCGCCGGGACCCACGCGAGCCAGCAACGGCTGCCCGACAGCGCCGACCGCAGCGCCGCCCAACATAG GGAAAGACCTATTTGGCGCAGAGCCGTTCGATCCCTTCACCTGCGGCTCGGCCGACTTCCCTCCAGATATTCAGTCCAAGCTGGATGAAATGCAG CGTCAGAGATG GAGGGGTTCAAAATGGGACTAA
- the LOC125973289 gene encoding PTB domain-containing engulfment adapter protein 1 isoform X4 gives MHKHEITQTALGKKLDNIVDGISRHSHVSCTNMVGGGGAALEERFARGISEYVGEGEEPPCARRTFSTMNRAFNRKKEKSWMHMPEALAKHYIAYNAKFLGNTEVEAPKGTEVVKDAVRKLKFQRHIKKSEGQKTPKVELQISIYGVKILEPKTKEVQHNCQLHRISFCADDKTDKRIFTFICKDSECNKHLCYVFDSEKCAEEITLTIGQAFDLAYKKFLESGGKDVETRKQIGSLQKRIQELESENSDLKQQLQELEEQLMIAHVPPAGSVSVQGQSTDIFDMVPFSPGTAPGPTRASNGCPTAPTAAPPNIGKDLFGAEPFDPFTCGSADFPPDIQSKLDEMQRQRWRGSKWD, from the exons ATGCACAAGCATGAGATCACGCAAACTGCACTGGGGAAGAAACTGGATAATATTGTGGATGGCATTTCGCGACATAGTCATGTCTCATGCACCAACATGGTCGGAGGTGGCGGTGCTGCGCTGGAGGAGCGCTTCGCAC GTGGAATATCTGAATACGtcggggagggggaggagccgCCGTGCGCGCGGCGCACATTTTCCACTATGAATCGTGCCTTCAACAGGAAAAAAG AGAAATCATGGATGCACATGCCCGAAGCCCTGGCCAAGCACTACATCGCCTACAACGCCAAG TTCCTTGGGAACACCGAGGTGGAGGCCCCAAAAGGAACGGAGGTTGTCAAGGATGCAGTGAGAAAGCTCAAG TTTCAGAGACACATCAAGAAGTCAGAGGGACAGAAAACACCCAAAGTGGAGCTGCAGATCTCCATTTATGGCGTGAAAATTCTCGAGCCCAAGACAAAA gaGGTGCAGCACAACTGTCAGTTACACAGAATATCCTTCTGCGCGGACGACAAAACAGACAAACGGATATTTACCTTCATTTGCAAGGACTCCGAGTGCAACAAGCACCTGTGCTACGTCTTTGACAGCGAAAAGTGT GCGGAAGAGATCACGCTCACCATCGGCCAGGCCTTCGACTTGGCCTACAAGAAGTTCCTGGAGTCCGGAGGCAAAGATGTGGAAACCAGGAAGCAGATTGGCAGTCTGCAGAAAAGA ATTCAAGAACTGGAAAGTGAAAACTCGGACTTGAAGCAGCAGCTTCAAGAGCTGGAAGAGCAGTTGATGATTGCACACGTGCCCCCA GCCGGGAGCGTCTCCGTGCAAGGGCAGTCGACAGACATTTTTGACATGGTTCCCTTCTCGCCCGGGACGGCGCCGGGACCCACGCGAGCCAGCAACGGCTGCCCGACAGCGCCGACCGCAGCGCCGCCCAACATAG GGAAAGACCTATTTGGCGCAGAGCCGTTCGATCCCTTCACCTGCGGCTCGGCCGACTTCCCTCCAGATATTCAGTCCAAGCTGGATGAAATGCAG CGTCAGAGATG GAGGGGTTCAAAATGGGACTAA
- the LOC125973289 gene encoding PTB domain-containing engulfment adapter protein 1 isoform X1 gives MHKHEITQTALGKKLDNIVDGISRHSHVSCTNMVGGGGAALEERFARGISEYVGEGEEPPCARRTFSTMNRAFNRKKEKSWMHMPEALAKHYIAYNAKFLGNTEVEAPKGTEVVKDAVRKLKFQRHIKKSEGQKTPKVELQISIYGVKILEPKTKEVQHNCQLHRISFCADDKTDKRIFTFICKDSECNKHLCYVFDSEKCAEEITLTIGQAFDLAYKKFLESGGKDVETRKQIGSLQKRIQELESENSDLKQQLQELEEQLMIAHVPPPLYVNEANQAYVLRRPSSLSWCHDINSCLEISSVTLTPMSSPESNLSAGLLTPPPAAVLPPKAPEGCGVPRPRAGSVSVQGQSTDIFDMVPFSPGTAPGPTRASNGCPTAPTAAPPNIGKDLFGAEPFDPFTCGSADFPPDIQSKLDEMQEGFKMGLTLEGAVFSLDPLDGRC, from the exons ATGCACAAGCATGAGATCACGCAAACTGCACTGGGGAAGAAACTGGATAATATTGTGGATGGCATTTCGCGACATAGTCATGTCTCATGCACCAACATGGTCGGAGGTGGCGGTGCTGCGCTGGAGGAGCGCTTCGCAC GTGGAATATCTGAATACGtcggggagggggaggagccgCCGTGCGCGCGGCGCACATTTTCCACTATGAATCGTGCCTTCAACAGGAAAAAAG AGAAATCATGGATGCACATGCCCGAAGCCCTGGCCAAGCACTACATCGCCTACAACGCCAAG TTCCTTGGGAACACCGAGGTGGAGGCCCCAAAAGGAACGGAGGTTGTCAAGGATGCAGTGAGAAAGCTCAAG TTTCAGAGACACATCAAGAAGTCAGAGGGACAGAAAACACCCAAAGTGGAGCTGCAGATCTCCATTTATGGCGTGAAAATTCTCGAGCCCAAGACAAAA gaGGTGCAGCACAACTGTCAGTTACACAGAATATCCTTCTGCGCGGACGACAAAACAGACAAACGGATATTTACCTTCATTTGCAAGGACTCCGAGTGCAACAAGCACCTGTGCTACGTCTTTGACAGCGAAAAGTGT GCGGAAGAGATCACGCTCACCATCGGCCAGGCCTTCGACTTGGCCTACAAGAAGTTCCTGGAGTCCGGAGGCAAAGATGTGGAAACCAGGAAGCAGATTGGCAGTCTGCAGAAAAGA ATTCAAGAACTGGAAAGTGAAAACTCGGACTTGAAGCAGCAGCTTCAAGAGCTGGAAGAGCAGTTGATGATTGCACACGTGCCCCCA CCGCTGTATGTAAACGAAGCTAACCAAGCGTACGTGCTGCGGCGGCCTTCCTCTCTCTCGTGGTGTCACGACATCAACTCTTGCCTGGAGATCTCCTCTGTCACCCTCACGCCTATGAGCTCGCCGGAGTCCAACCTGTCTGCTGGCCTACTAACGCCCCCGCCTGCCGCTGTCCTTCCTCCTAAAGCTCCCGAGGGATGCGGCGTCCCGCGACCTCGC GCCGGGAGCGTCTCCGTGCAAGGGCAGTCGACAGACATTTTTGACATGGTTCCCTTCTCGCCCGGGACGGCGCCGGGACCCACGCGAGCCAGCAACGGCTGCCCGACAGCGCCGACCGCAGCGCCGCCCAACATAG GGAAAGACCTATTTGGCGCAGAGCCGTTCGATCCCTTCACCTGCGGCTCGGCCGACTTCCCTCCAGATATTCAGTCCAAGCTGGATGAAATGCAG GAGGGGTTCAAAATGGGACTAACTCTGGAGGGAGCCGTCTTCTCTCTGGACCCGCTTGACGGCCGCTGCTGA
- the LOC125973289 gene encoding PTB domain-containing engulfment adapter protein 1 isoform X3, producing MHKHEITQTALGKKLDNIVDGISRHSHVSCTNMVGGGGAALEERFARGISEYVGEGEEPPCARRTFSTMNRAFNRKKEKSWMHMPEALAKHYIAYNAKFLGNTEVEAPKGTEVVKDAVRKLKFQRHIKKSEGQKTPKVELQISIYGVKILEPKTKEVQHNCQLHRISFCADDKTDKRIFTFICKDSECNKHLCYVFDSEKCAEEITLTIGQAFDLAYKKFLESGGKDVETRKQIGSLQKRIQELESENSDLKQQLQELEEQLMIAHVPPAGSVSVQGQSTDIFDMVPFSPGTAPGPTRASNGCPTAPTAAPPNIGKDLFGAEPFDPFTCGSADFPPDIQSKLDEMQEGFKMGLTLEGAVFSLDPLDGRC from the exons ATGCACAAGCATGAGATCACGCAAACTGCACTGGGGAAGAAACTGGATAATATTGTGGATGGCATTTCGCGACATAGTCATGTCTCATGCACCAACATGGTCGGAGGTGGCGGTGCTGCGCTGGAGGAGCGCTTCGCAC GTGGAATATCTGAATACGtcggggagggggaggagccgCCGTGCGCGCGGCGCACATTTTCCACTATGAATCGTGCCTTCAACAGGAAAAAAG AGAAATCATGGATGCACATGCCCGAAGCCCTGGCCAAGCACTACATCGCCTACAACGCCAAG TTCCTTGGGAACACCGAGGTGGAGGCCCCAAAAGGAACGGAGGTTGTCAAGGATGCAGTGAGAAAGCTCAAG TTTCAGAGACACATCAAGAAGTCAGAGGGACAGAAAACACCCAAAGTGGAGCTGCAGATCTCCATTTATGGCGTGAAAATTCTCGAGCCCAAGACAAAA gaGGTGCAGCACAACTGTCAGTTACACAGAATATCCTTCTGCGCGGACGACAAAACAGACAAACGGATATTTACCTTCATTTGCAAGGACTCCGAGTGCAACAAGCACCTGTGCTACGTCTTTGACAGCGAAAAGTGT GCGGAAGAGATCACGCTCACCATCGGCCAGGCCTTCGACTTGGCCTACAAGAAGTTCCTGGAGTCCGGAGGCAAAGATGTGGAAACCAGGAAGCAGATTGGCAGTCTGCAGAAAAGA ATTCAAGAACTGGAAAGTGAAAACTCGGACTTGAAGCAGCAGCTTCAAGAGCTGGAAGAGCAGTTGATGATTGCACACGTGCCCCCA GCCGGGAGCGTCTCCGTGCAAGGGCAGTCGACAGACATTTTTGACATGGTTCCCTTCTCGCCCGGGACGGCGCCGGGACCCACGCGAGCCAGCAACGGCTGCCCGACAGCGCCGACCGCAGCGCCGCCCAACATAG GGAAAGACCTATTTGGCGCAGAGCCGTTCGATCCCTTCACCTGCGGCTCGGCCGACTTCCCTCCAGATATTCAGTCCAAGCTGGATGAAATGCAG GAGGGGTTCAAAATGGGACTAACTCTGGAGGGAGCCGTCTTCTCTCTGGACCCGCTTGACGGCCGCTGCTGA
- the LOC125973289 gene encoding PTB domain-containing engulfment adapter protein 1 isoform X5, with the protein MNRAFNRKKEKSWMHMPEALAKHYIAYNAKFLGNTEVEAPKGTEVVKDAVRKLKFQRHIKKSEGQKTPKVELQISIYGVKILEPKTKEVQHNCQLHRISFCADDKTDKRIFTFICKDSECNKHLCYVFDSEKCAEEITLTIGQAFDLAYKKFLESGGKDVETRKQIGSLQKRIQELESENSDLKQQLQELEEQLMIAHVPPPLYVNEANQAYVLRRPSSLSWCHDINSCLEISSVTLTPMSSPESNLSAGLLTPPPAAVLPPKAPEGCGVPRPRAGSVSVQGQSTDIFDMVPFSPGTAPGPTRASNGCPTAPTAAPPNIGKDLFGAEPFDPFTCGSADFPPDIQSKLDEMQEGFKMGLTLEGAVFSLDPLDGRC; encoded by the exons ATGAATCGTGCCTTCAACAGGAAAAAAG AGAAATCATGGATGCACATGCCCGAAGCCCTGGCCAAGCACTACATCGCCTACAACGCCAAG TTCCTTGGGAACACCGAGGTGGAGGCCCCAAAAGGAACGGAGGTTGTCAAGGATGCAGTGAGAAAGCTCAAG TTTCAGAGACACATCAAGAAGTCAGAGGGACAGAAAACACCCAAAGTGGAGCTGCAGATCTCCATTTATGGCGTGAAAATTCTCGAGCCCAAGACAAAA gaGGTGCAGCACAACTGTCAGTTACACAGAATATCCTTCTGCGCGGACGACAAAACAGACAAACGGATATTTACCTTCATTTGCAAGGACTCCGAGTGCAACAAGCACCTGTGCTACGTCTTTGACAGCGAAAAGTGT GCGGAAGAGATCACGCTCACCATCGGCCAGGCCTTCGACTTGGCCTACAAGAAGTTCCTGGAGTCCGGAGGCAAAGATGTGGAAACCAGGAAGCAGATTGGCAGTCTGCAGAAAAGA ATTCAAGAACTGGAAAGTGAAAACTCGGACTTGAAGCAGCAGCTTCAAGAGCTGGAAGAGCAGTTGATGATTGCACACGTGCCCCCA CCGCTGTATGTAAACGAAGCTAACCAAGCGTACGTGCTGCGGCGGCCTTCCTCTCTCTCGTGGTGTCACGACATCAACTCTTGCCTGGAGATCTCCTCTGTCACCCTCACGCCTATGAGCTCGCCGGAGTCCAACCTGTCTGCTGGCCTACTAACGCCCCCGCCTGCCGCTGTCCTTCCTCCTAAAGCTCCCGAGGGATGCGGCGTCCCGCGACCTCGC GCCGGGAGCGTCTCCGTGCAAGGGCAGTCGACAGACATTTTTGACATGGTTCCCTTCTCGCCCGGGACGGCGCCGGGACCCACGCGAGCCAGCAACGGCTGCCCGACAGCGCCGACCGCAGCGCCGCCCAACATAG GGAAAGACCTATTTGGCGCAGAGCCGTTCGATCCCTTCACCTGCGGCTCGGCCGACTTCCCTCCAGATATTCAGTCCAAGCTGGATGAAATGCAG GAGGGGTTCAAAATGGGACTAACTCTGGAGGGAGCCGTCTTCTCTCTGGACCCGCTTGACGGCCGCTGCTGA